Proteins encoded together in one Rossellomorea sp. y25 window:
- a CDS encoding tetratricopeptide repeat protein, translating into MDKNLKGIELLQEGKVEEAVKLFTEAIEVNPKDPVGYINFGNVLMSVGDNEKAKKFFERAISIDENAGAAYYSLGNLYFNENNFDEAKDQFEKAVSKGMENADVYFMLGVSLFQLEQPRLALPYLQRSVELNEEDTEARFQLGLCLAKVEAYEEAIAQLSQVVEADPTHADAYYNLGVAFAGHKDDANTALMYFNKAIEVQPDHMLAGYGIKMIEKLKNEQSE; encoded by the coding sequence TTGGATAAGAATTTAAAAGGAATTGAGTTATTGCAAGAAGGAAAAGTAGAAGAGGCTGTCAAACTTTTTACAGAAGCCATTGAAGTAAATCCAAAGGATCCGGTAGGGTATATAAATTTTGGGAACGTACTCATGTCGGTTGGAGACAACGAAAAGGCGAAGAAATTTTTTGAACGTGCAATCTCAATCGATGAGAATGCAGGGGCAGCCTATTATTCCCTGGGGAACCTGTACTTTAACGAGAATAACTTTGATGAAGCAAAGGATCAATTTGAAAAAGCTGTTTCAAAGGGAATGGAGAATGCCGATGTCTACTTTATGCTCGGAGTCAGCCTGTTCCAATTAGAGCAGCCGAGACTGGCTCTTCCTTACTTGCAACGAAGTGTCGAACTGAATGAAGAGGATACAGAGGCGCGCTTCCAGTTAGGTCTATGCTTAGCGAAGGTTGAAGCATACGAAGAAGCGATTGCGCAATTATCTCAAGTAGTGGAAGCAGATCCAACTCACGCAGATGCTTACTACAACTTAGGGGTTGCCTTTGCAGGTCATAAGGATGATGCAAACACGGCACTGATGTATTTCAACAAAGCAATCGAAGTTCAACCAGATCATATGCTGGCGGGTTATGGCATCAAGATGATCGAAAAGCTGAAAAATGAACAAAGTGAATAG